In the genome of Candidatus Zymogenus saltonus, the window GCGCCGAGTTCTCGCCGATATTGAGGTACGAGAGGGGGTTTGCGGCTGGGGTAAATGACGCCAATCCAGCGGCGGAAGTGATAGTGAAATACATCTCGGAGGGGCGCGATTCCTCCGTCCTCTTCAAAGAGGACGCGATAATGGAGGAGTCTCTCAGGCTTTCGAGCAGAGGAGCGGATGTCCTGTTTGCCGTTTCCGGTCCGGCGTCCATGGGGGCCGTCTACGCTGCGAAGAAGGCCGGGATTTATGTCGTTGGGCTCGGGGGAGACAGGTCGGATATCGCACCCAATTCGGCGGCGGCGTCGGTCGTTAACCGATTCGACGTGGCGATCAAGGGGCTGTTATCGGACGCTCTGTCTGGGGGCTTTGCCGGCGGCGTCTACCTGATGGGATTTGAAAACGGCGGCCTCGATATCGTGACGAGCGGTATCATAGGTCAGGACAAGTCGAGCAGGATATTGAACAGAAAAGAGCAGATGAAGGCGGGCAAGGTCAAGGTCCCCGATTACATGGACGAGAGGAGAAAGAAGATCCTCTACGTCTCCCATAACCCGAACATGGCGCCGTATCAATTTATTGATGAGAAGGGTCGATCCCAGGGATATATCATCGACGCAATGAAGGAGGTGGGGCGCCGCATGGGGCTTGACGTGAAATTCAACTCCTTTTTGGGGGAGAGAACCCCCTCGGGCCTTGAGGCGGAGCGCTCCGACATCGAGGCGATGCTGATGCTCGACAGACTGAGGACCCGCTCCTTTATCACCACGGCGCCCTGGGGCGTCTCGGAATCGGTCCTGGTCGTGCCCGACAAAGACACCTCCCCCAAGGCAATCTCGGATCTCTTCTCTAAAACGGTCGGCGTAAACGCCGGGGGCGTCGAAGAGAGCTACCTCCAGAAGATACCCGGAATCTTCTCCAAGGCCTACAAGGGATCGGGATACGCCCTCTCGGGACTTGCC includes:
- a CDS encoding transporter substrate-binding domain-containing protein encodes the protein MKHVMNHQMNHQMNHEMNHDINRNRFKFFIALVLFFSLFSAPFAYAEETEAAKPIKVGWIMESKKMVGSQYNDLVFKALTALKDEKKIEIIRAPRLNLYVDETVKDLIKVGVTLIIASDEGGMAGAISDAAVSNPGVNFILIGAEGVPLVNLASVIFEEDEAGYMAGYAAGTVTKTGKVGFLGGAEFSPILRYERGFAAGVNDANPAAEVIVKYISEGRDSSVLFKEDAIMEESLRLSSRGADVLFAVSGPASMGAVYAAKKAGIYVVGLGGDRSDIAPNSAAASVVNRFDVAIKGLLSDALSGGFAGGVYLMGFENGGLDIVTSGIIGQDKSSRILNRKEQMKAGKVKVPDYMDERRKKILYVSHNPNMAPYQFIDEKGRSQGYIIDAMKEVGRRMGLDVKFNSFLGERTPSGLEAERSDIEAMLMLDRLRTRSFITTAPWGVSESVLVVPDKDTSPKAISDLFSKTVGVNAGGVEESYLQKIPGIFSKAYKGSGYALSGLALGEVDAVICDKEIAGYFINGPLSKYDLMIVEKPVIISPYAVGMAKPGDNIFLAQIDRTIKTMKEDGTLERLSEKWFGEKGLIKRIFQF